In one window of Arachis ipaensis cultivar K30076 chromosome B06, Araip1.1, whole genome shotgun sequence DNA:
- the LOC110263746 gene encoding uncharacterized protein LOC110263746, whose amino-acid sequence MKFPRPGSMDPIRGFVFVSLTVVVFVYTLGVRRLRLSSARRRPHLPSARAVVLVWSWKGVYFEMSSINMDVVAQDVAAEEQQQEPLVEATANFVPDESASIENSNKSSVKSVYWQYFNQFQEEKDWKNPSNSSIAFEDSRVPELQMNAEQDDDAAYQLYIRQKKRENGSFVKTEFDHYIEEDVHPLSADFDILSCTGGRVIAPHRGRLHEDTVKALMCNQNWLWEAYRQRGEKTDYQTANDDDDDDDAVSEVID is encoded by the exons ATGAAATTTCCTAGGCCTGGCAGCATGGACCCTATCCGCGG CTTCGTCTTCGTCTCACTCACCGTCGTCGTCTTCGTCTACACTCTGGGTGTTCGTCGTCTTCGCCTGTCTTCTGCTCGCCGTCGTCCTCATCTGCCCTCTGCTCGCGCCGTCGTCTTAGTCTGGTCGTGGAAG GGAGTTTACTTTGAAATGTCAAGTATCAACATGGATGTAGTAGCACAAGATGTGGCtgcagaagaacaacaacaagaaccCCTGGTGGAAGCAACCGCTAATTTTGTTCCAGATGAGTCCGCTTCGATTGAAAATAGCAACAAATCAAGTGTGAAGAGTGTTTATTGGCAATACTTTAATCAATTTCAAGAAGAAAAAGACTGGAAG AATCCGTCTAATTCAAGTATTGCATTTGAAGATTCCAGAGTACCAGAGCTACAGATGAATGCAGAGCAAGATGATGATGCTGCTTACCAGTTGTATATTAGACAAAAGAAGAGGGAAAATGGTTCATTTGTGAAGACTGAATTTGATCATTACATAGAGGAAGATGTTCATCCTTTGAGTGCCGACTTTGATATTTTATCTTG CACAGGTGGTCGAGTAATTGCTCCTCATCGCGGTCGTCTTCATGAAGATACTGTGAAAGCTCTTATGTGTAATCAAAACTGGTTGTGGGAAGCATATCGTCAAAGAG GTGAAAAAACTGATTATCAAACtgcaaatgatgatgatgatgatgatgatgctgtaTCTGAAGTCATAGACTAG
- the LOC107648722 gene encoding protein downstream neighbor of Son-like isoform X2, whose product MGKALKGLAAFEPQASSGLAADSSEKCDLSSNFTGNFMSECQVPGQKAPLDLTLKTSIRVVSSSSVNWIHRSAVCGTMPFFQHCFSTNQNMTGSQGFKGLHSWMYPQSVLPPSLISALSSPTADGELDFLSKRQSAWEESFRDLYYMLRKNICGLFYVCTSQFVVMFIGGDGSGSSKYSCNAYMSQSTRGLRSLLKEHCLFGSIV is encoded by the exons ATG GGCAAAGCATTAAAAGGACTAGCTGCATTTGAACCTCAGGCATCGAGTGGTTTAGCTGCTGATTCTTCTGAAAAATGTGATCTATCATCAAACTTCACTGGAAATTTTATGTCAGAATGTCAAGTACCTGGCCAAAAGGCTCCTCTGGATCTTACTCTAAAAACCAGTATTCGGGTAGTATCCTCTTCTTCAGTGAATTG GATACATAGATCAGCTGTATGCGGTACAATGCCTTTCTTCCAACATTGTTTCTCCACTAATCAAAACATGACAGGTTCCCAGGGCTTTAAAGGTTTACATTCTTGGATGTATCCTCAATCTGTTCTACCACCGTCTCTCATATCAGCCTTGAGCTCACCAACTGCAGATGGAG AACTGGACTTCTTAAGTAAACGGCAATCAGCTTGGGAAGAGTCCTTCCGAGATCTCTATTACATGCTTCGAAAAAACATATGTGGCCTTTTTTATG TTTGCACTTCCCAGTTTGTGGTGATGTTTATTGGTGGTGATGGCTCGGGTAGCTCCAAATATTCGTGCAATGCATATATGTCTCAGTCAACCAGAGGTTTAAGATCATTGTTGAAAGAGCAT TGCCTTTTCGGGTCCATAGTTTGA
- the LOC107648722 gene encoding protein downstream neighbor of Son-like isoform X1 — MGKALKGLAAFEPQASSGLAADSSEKCDLSSNFTGNFMSECQVPGQKAPLDLTLKTSIRVVSSSSVNWIHRSAVCGTMPFFQHCFSTNQNMTGSQGFKGLHSWMYPQSVLPPSLISALSSPTADGELDFLSKRQSAWEESFRDLYYMLRKNICGLFYVCTSQFVVMFIGGDGSGSSKYSCNAYMSQSTRGLRSLLKEHDVCFSMPLCRSKVEHASTEDLVELSEIEKQNLGQVCIYMLFVYNLSVTELERFPDILSLSPRFMDNFILINYY; from the exons ATG GGCAAAGCATTAAAAGGACTAGCTGCATTTGAACCTCAGGCATCGAGTGGTTTAGCTGCTGATTCTTCTGAAAAATGTGATCTATCATCAAACTTCACTGGAAATTTTATGTCAGAATGTCAAGTACCTGGCCAAAAGGCTCCTCTGGATCTTACTCTAAAAACCAGTATTCGGGTAGTATCCTCTTCTTCAGTGAATTG GATACATAGATCAGCTGTATGCGGTACAATGCCTTTCTTCCAACATTGTTTCTCCACTAATCAAAACATGACAGGTTCCCAGGGCTTTAAAGGTTTACATTCTTGGATGTATCCTCAATCTGTTCTACCACCGTCTCTCATATCAGCCTTGAGCTCACCAACTGCAGATGGAG AACTGGACTTCTTAAGTAAACGGCAATCAGCTTGGGAAGAGTCCTTCCGAGATCTCTATTACATGCTTCGAAAAAACATATGTGGCCTTTTTTATG TTTGCACTTCCCAGTTTGTGGTGATGTTTATTGGTGGTGATGGCTCGGGTAGCTCCAAATATTCGTGCAATGCATATATGTCTCAGTCAACCAGAGGTTTAAGATCATTGTTGAAAGAGCAT GATGTTTGTTTCTCGATGCCTCTTTGCCGTTCGAAAGTGGAACATGCTAGTACTGAAGATTTGGTTGAGCTCTCGGAGATAGAGAAGCAAAATCTGGGGCAGGTTTGTATCTATATGCTATTTGTATATAATTTGTCTGTCACTGAACTTGAACGATTTCCTGACATATTGAGTTTATCTCCGCGATTTATGGATAACTTTATACTCATCAATTATTACTGA